ATCCGGATACATTCCTGTGGCAATGGTATAATGATTTGGAAATGTCTTAGATGGAAATGATGGGATAAGTGACTCCGCTTTTACACCGTTTTTAATAAAATTAGATAAATGAGGCGGTTTATATTTTTCAACATAATCCCAACGGAAACCATCCAAGGAAATTAAGATTACATATGGTTTTTCAAGAGAAGCTTTTGAATTGGTAGTTGGTGTTGAACTTCCTAAATTTGAAGAAGATTTACAAGATAATACGATTGCAATTAGGATCGATGCAAGTGCATATATAAAATTTTTTCTTAACATTTAGCTTTGATTTAGGTTAGGGGTAAGGTACTATATTATTGTAAATTTAATGTTAAATGAAATTCGTATTTTAAATAAAAAAGAAAGTTAATAAAATAGAAGCATAAAAAAAGCCGGAGTTAAATATAGTTTGGTACTATTTATTTTTAATTCGATTTTATAGGGGTTGGGTTTGAGTCTTAATTCTAAGTTAATCTTTAACAATTTTATAATTACCTAATGATTTTCCTTCAGAAAATACATTCAAAAAATAGATACCGGTATCAAAATGAGAGACATCAATTTGAACGTAATCAGTTGAGCCAAGTTCTTTTTCAATTAAACGTTGTCCAAACTGATTGTAAAATGAAATTCTCACCGCATTGCGTACACTTTCAAAATCCATATTTACTATTTTTTTAAACGGATTTGGATATATTCTCGGTCTTATTTTAGAATGAGATTCATCAATTGAAAGCGTTGTACCTAAATTTCCATTTAACGCAATGACCAACGAAATATCCTTGTGGAACCCTATGGAGTTGCCGGCTACATCAGTTTGAAATGTGCTGTTATTTTTGTCATCTGGGTGTTGAATTGACATAAATAGAAAACGATAATCCGGCGAAAAAGTTATACCAGTTGGTTCTGAGCCAGCAGGAGTTCGTCCAAAAATTTTAACTTTAGGAGAAGATTGTGTATGCCCATTTTCAACTACCCATATATAATTATTTTCTCCATCTTGCAGTACCCAAAGATTGCCATCACTATCAAAAGCTAAATTATCATTTCCTCTTCCCCAATTAACTGGAGAAGTACCATTTTCATGATTTATAGTATAAGACATATTGCCTACATAGGTTTCCATTTGAGTTACTGCGGTTCCTATAATGGGATCTGAATCTTGAAATTTATAAACTCTATCTTCATTTTTAACCGCAAAATAGACCCATCCATCGGGCCCAATTTCTACATCTTCAATTCCTTTAAAAACTGTGGCATCAAGGGCATCACTTTGAGCTAATGTAGAATTTCTTTCCGATTTGGTTGTGTTATTTATCAATATCCAACTACCAGAACCTTCTTTTGAACCTTTGTAAATATATAATTTTCCAGCACTAAGGTCTTTTGTATTGTCCGCTACAAATTTATATAAGTAGCCGGGATCAGAATCTGCACCTTGATAAACGGTTCTAAGATTGTTGTGTATGGCAATATTTTCGTGTTTAAAATTACCTAAGGCCCACCTTTTGTCTATAAGCAGTTTAGTAGCAGGGTCTATCTCGACACACCAACCTGTATCATTATATCCATCGTTATTAGCATCTGTTGTAAATATTGTTTCTTCACAAGAAATAACTGTATTCCATGGTGTCACAGTACCTGAACAGTTAGCTATGGTACCAACCAAACTTGAAAAATCTATAGCTTTAGATAAGGATTTTTCCCATAGTTTTGAGATAGTGTTAAAATTTATATCTAAAACGGTTACTGCACCAGGTGCTGACTCAGAATTTATGCTTAAGTACCCATTTTCATTACTTCCGTTTATGGGTACATAACCTGTAAAATCTGTGTTATCTGGTAAAAAGCCACCTTCGGTTAACGCGTCGCCTTCTTCAATTATTTTATGAAAAACATGGGTTGAAGGAATTACAAAATTGCTATTTTGAGTTAGTGGTTCTAAGGATGTAAAATCAGCAATTTTAGATTGTGCAATACTGTAATATTGGAAAATTAGTAAAATCAAAAAGAGAACCGTACGTTTCATAGCAACATGATTAGGTAGAATTGAATCCTATTGGTTACTAATTTAGATATTTATAACGTCAATAACAAATAAAAAACCGAAGCTATTAACTTCGGTTTTGAATTTTTAACAATAATTAAAATAAATTATTTGTTTTTCTTTTTTTGTTCTTGTTGCACTTGTGCTTGCTTCATAGCGTCATCTAAACGTTGTTTAAACTTGCTTTTTTTCTTTTCAGGCTTGGCTTTGTTTTCTTGTATTTGAGCGTGAATTTTATCTTCGTCGATAATAAAATTCTTAATAACCAACATAATTACAATAGTAAGTAAGTTAGATACAAAATAGTATAAACTCAAACTACTTGCATAATTATTAAAAAAGAAAAGCATCATAAGAGGAGAGAAGTACATCATGTATTTCATCATTTTACTCATATCAGGCATACCTTCTTGAGTGGGCTGCTGCATATTCATTTGTTGACTTTGCGTCATACGCATATAAAAGAATATAGCTATAGATGCTAAGATTGGAAATAAACTCACGTGATCTCCATAAAACCAAATTTTAAAGGGTAATTGAGCAACCATATCATAAGAAGATAAATCATCTGCCCATAAAAAGCTTTTTTGACGTAAACCTATTTCTGATGGGAAAAATCTAAATAAGGCAAAGAATACTGGCATTTGAATTAACGCGGGTATACAACCGGCTAGTGGGCTAACACCTGCTTTACGTTGTAAGGCCATTGTTTCTTGTTGACGCTTCATTGCGTTTTCCTTACCTTTAAGTCTTTCATTTATCGCTTGCATTTCGGGTCTTAACACCTTCATTTTTGCACTAGATAAATAAGATTTGTATACTACAGGCGACATAATTATCCGAACAATTATGGTCATTAAAATAATTATTAATCCATAATTTGTCATGTACGTACTTAAAAAAGTAAATACCGGGATAAAAATAATTCTGTTAATCCAACCAAAAATACCCCAACCTAGGTCAGCCACATCTTTAATGTCTGTGCCTTTATATTTTTTAAATATTTTATAATCTGTAGGCCCATAATACCAGTTCATGGCATAATTAAGCTCACCATTTTTCATATCTAATGGTGCTTTCAAAGTAAACAGCTTTGTAAAGACGGTGTCCTTTTCTTCATCTTTTACTAAATCTGTAGAAGAAACATTTGCAGAACTGAAAGGAGTCTCGGTTTTTAATAAAGAAGTAAAAAAGTGTTGTTTGTAGGCAACCCAGTTTACATCTTTTAATTCATCTTCATCTGTAAAGCTTAAGTAACTTACATCATCATCAGCTTTATAGTAGAAATAACCGTACATGTTTTCGGTCTTTATACTTTTTTCTTGACGGTAGGCTTTAAAGTCCCAATTTAATTGTAAAGGTTGTGTGGTATTTATTGCCCTATCCATACCTTGAGATTTTATAGCAAAATCGAGCATGTAATCTCCTGGCTTAATCTCGTAACGATATTCTAAATATTGGTCAGCCGATACTTTCAGTTTCATAGAAAGTACTTGGTTTTCGCCATTTTTAGATAAGGTTGGTTCAAAAAATAGATCTTTTGTATTTAAAGTTCTATTATCTGTTGTCGCAAAGTTGATATTAAAAAGAGCATTATTATCTTTAACAAGATGTAATGGTTTTTGAGCGTTTGTTTTAAATTCTTTGAGCTCAACATCTGTTATTTGACCCCCTTTATTAGAAACTTTAATTTTTAATAATTCGTTTTCAATAACAGTTTCATTAGCCGATGCAGAGGGTAAAGTGGCACTATATGCAAAAGCACCTAATTGGCTTTGAGCATTAGAAAGAGCCACAGAGTCTGTAGGGCTTACAGTTGTAATTGCTGAGTCAACGGTCTTTGTAGACGGTTGAGTTATTTGGTCTTGAACGCTTTGTATTGAATCTTGTATTTGCTCAGTTCTTTGCTTTTCAAGTTCTTCAGGTGTTGGTTGATTGGTATACATATACCAAACCATAATAGCACCTAATAATAAAAAACCTATGAGCGAATTGACATCAAATTTCTTTTCTTCCATAATGTATAAAATCAACCCAACTATAGTATCAAGTTTTAAAGTAAAAAACAGATGGGTTTTTGAGACTGCGAAAATATAAAAAACTGTTGAGAAATATCAATATTCAAGCACCAAAAGAGAAATAATAATCAATTATTAAATAACAAAACACAATTACTGCCTTTTTTGGGTTTAAAATGGTGTTCTTAATTGGAAAATATAATTTATAATGTACTTTAAAATCCTTCTGCACTATCGTCACCTCTAGGGTCGGCACCACCTTCTAATTTACCATTGGGTAAAACTAAAATAGCATCTACTTTACCTATAATTCGAGAATTGCTTTGATCAATATTATAACCTTTATTTCGTAAAGCAGGAAATATGATACTATCAAAGGTAGTTTCAAATTTAATATCATCTGGATACCATTGATGATGGAATCTAGGTTGCGATACTGACTCTTGCATGGTCATATCGTATTCTAATACATTTAAAATGTTTTGCATTACCGAGGTGATAATTGTTGAACCACCAGGCGTGCCAATCACCATTTTAAGTTTCCCCTCTTTTTCTACAATGGTAGGCGTCATAGCACTTAACATTCTTTTTTGAGGGGCAATCGCATTAGCTTCCGCACCTAATAATCCAAACATATTGGGCTCACCGGGTTTAGAACTAAAGTCGTCCATTTCATTATTTAGAAAGAATCCTGCATCCTTAACATACACTTTAGATCCATAAGCTCCATTTATTGTAGTGGTAACTGCTACGGCATTTCCAAACTGATCAATAATAGAATAGTGTGTTGTTTCGTCACTTTCTGGTAAGGTGATTTCGCCATACGTAATATCGGTAGATTTGGTGGCCTTATCCCAATTAAAATCAGACATTCTTTGCGATAAGTAATAGGGGGAAAGTAAGGTGTCAATAGGCACATGTACAAAATCAGGGTCGCCTAAAAATTCAGATCGATCGGCATAAGTTCTTCGTTCTGCTTCTGTTATTAATTGAACATATTCTAAAGAGTTATGAGCATATTGATTGATGTTATAGGGCTCAATACTTTTTAAAATTTGACCAATACAAATTCCACCACTAGATGGTGGAGACATAGAAATAATCTTATTACCTTTATAGTCAAATGTTATTGGTTTTCTCCATTGTGCTTCATAGCTTGCTAAATCTTCTTTTGTTATAATTCCACCTAAACTTTGAACATATTCCACCAACATATCAGCTGTTTTTCCTTTATAGAATTCATCTCTGCCATTATCTTTTATTCTTGTTAATGTTAACGCTAGTGCGGGATATTTTATAGTATCACCAACCTGCCATTCTTTATCTAAAAGGATAGTCCGTTTGTTTGCTTTCTCAAAAAGAGGGCGGTATGCATTCAACATTCTCGCTTGGTGTTTGGTAACAACAACACCGTTCGTAGCTAAATCTATGGCAGGTTGCATAAGTTTTTCAATGGGTAGGGTACCAAATTTTTTATGAACTTCAAATAACCCAGCCACAGTGCCAGGCACGCCAACTGCCATAGCTCCCAAGGTGCTTTTATTGGGAATTACATTCCCTTTTTTATCTAAATACATATCTCTCGAGGCTTTGAGAGGAGCTTTTTCACGATAATCAATACTTCCTGTTTTACCATCCTTTAATCGATAAACCATAAAACCACCACCTCCAATATTGCCTGCAAATGGATAGGAAACGAGCAATGATAAATCAGTGGCAACCATAGCGTCAAAAGCATTGCCACCCTGTTTCATAATAGCTAATCCAATTTTGGAAGCCTCTTCTCTCGCAGATACCACCATGGCAGAATCGGCAAGAATACCATAGGTTCTATGATCTTCGGTTTCAAGTATTGTAGTTTTTGGGGCACTTTTTTTACATTGTATGACAAGGAAGCAAATGCTTAAAATAAGTAGGATTTTTTTCATTTAAATAAAATTATACGAACCTTTTTACTTATGGTTATTTAGATAAGTTATTGTAAGATATATTATTAATTGCTGTTTCAATCAGAAAACAATTAGACTAATATGCCTTTATTTATTAAGTATTATTTTTGTTTGTTCAGATGATAAGTTACGTAAATCTTCAAAGAAGGTTGTAAAGTCATCTTCAAAATCAGTATAATAAAGTTGTAAATCTTCAATGGCTAAATTCATTTTAGAGATATTTTTTGTTCTTTTATTCATACCTATTAATACCGTTTCTATCCCTTCAATAGTTCTATAATTGTACAACCAATTGTCTTTTATCATATAAGGCAATAGCTTTTTAATTTTTTCAGGAAGAATTTCATGATTGTCCGTTAATAGTGTATAAAACTGTTGTGCATACGTATTCAGTTCTATATCGCTGTATTTTGACCAATTTTTGGCCAAATAGTGATCATATAAAATATCAATAATTACGCCATTATAATGTCGGTATCTTGGATGAAGTCTTTTTTTACTCTTACGAACAATTGGGTGTGTATCTGTAAATGAATCAATTTTTCGATGAAGTTTAATCCCTTTTTGAACAGTAATAGGAAGGTGTTTATATTTATTTCCAACAATTCCATCAGCAATAAAATTACCAATTTTAAGTTCATCGTTATTACCAGAGAGATAAATATGTGCTAAAAAGTTCATTCTCGAAAGGTAGGAAAAAAAGTCTTCAGTCGGCGTCAGCAACAGGTAGTTTTTCTGTATTATTTAATTGCTAATAATTGGAGCTTGAAGTTGAAAACAAGTGCTCTTTTGATTACTTATTATAACACGAAAGATTACGATGAACTGAACGAATTAGATCTGTACTATGCAACTAAAAGTAAAATGAGTATAGCGTATTAATAAGAATTTAAGTTGCCTTTTTCCTATTTTACAGGTTTTTCAAATGACCAGTCCATTTTTTGGAAAGCAGCTACAAGGCTAGATTTTTGGCTTGTTTTACAAACAAAAAAGTCATAATTGGCTATCATTGCTGTTAGTCCTTTCGTATTAATACCTGCATTAGCAGAACTTAAATAGTAACTTGGCCAATCATTAGCTCTAATAGATCTGAATTTATATTTTTCTGTATGCAACATGTTGGCTAATGCCTTTTTTACACCTTTTGCATCTTCACTGTATCCCATTAATTTATAAAAGGTGAGTAATTGCCCAACGGCATCTTTAAAATATAAAATGTCATTTTGAGCTTTGGTCCATTTAGCTAAAAAAGGATTGGGTTCTATAACAATTTCACCTTTAAAATTCTTTTTATCCCAATTAGGAATAGATTGAACAGCAATATCTTTAAAGACGTAATCAAATTTCTTAGGATCTAAAAGTGCCAGCCAAATTTTTTCAGTAATATCTATAACTTCATCGTCGTTGTAAAAAGAACTTCCTAATAATGATACGATATTTTGAATATCAGCTTTTTTAAAATTAGCCTCTTTTAAGTTAGGTTTTTCTTTTTTATATTCCTTTATAGTACTGTGAAAACGTATTGCAGAATAATCTGGTTGAGCAAAAAGATCAACATTAAATGTAATTAACGCTAAACAGATAAGTATGATGTTTTTCATCATGTTGTCATTAGTTTTTATTTATTAATAGCTGGTTCGGCGTTGCATGGAAAAAAACCGCTCCCTTAAAGAACGGTTTTTTAATTACTTGAGTATAATTTTTTTTATAAAATTTAGGGTTGAATAAAATCCCATTCAATTTTTTTGAAAAGTTCTGTTATTTCGTCCTTCTTTTCAAGTTTACAAACGATGATGTTATAATATCCTTTCGTAACCAATGCTACTAATCCTTTTGGTGCTAAATCGGCATTTACAGTTTCTAAATAAGAATATGCCCAATCGTCATCTTTAGGATCTTGAAAGTTAATATTTTTTGTGATTAGTAATTCATTAAACGATGATTTCACACCTTCAGCATCATCACCATAAGTAATTAATTCATAGTGACTTAATATTTTGCTTAATGCCAATTGAAAATAGGGAAACTCGTCGCTATTGATAGTCCATTCAGTAAGGTATGGGTTAGGTTCTAAAACTAGTTCACCTTTAGCATTTACTTGGCCCCAATTATTAATTGTTTTTACGGCAAAATCCTTAAAAACAAAATCAAATAGTTTAGGGTTAGAAAAAGCCAGCCATGCTTTATCTACGATGTCTTTTTTTTCTTTCTCTGAATAAAGGGAATCGCCAAGATTATCAATAATACTTGATAATAGTTCTTTGTCGATACCTAATTCTTGAGTTCTGGGTTCGTCGTTTTTGTATTCATATATTTTACTACTGAAAATAACCTTAGAGTAGTCAGTTGTTTGAGAAACTGCTGCATAGGTGAATACCAGGAATGTTAAAATAGAGAGTAGTGTTCTTTTCATAGAGTTACTTTAATTACACTTCGCTTTTACACACGAAAATTAATAATATTTTAGTGAAATAATATTAATTTTATAAATACAATAAATTGGTAATAAATAGAATTTAGGGGTTCTATAAGACTGCTAAAGTAACGAATATTTCATTACATTACAATAAAATCAATATAAAGTATGGTTTTCTATTTAAATGGTAAGAAAATGATAGTATTCTGTTTATTTAATAATAAAACATACCGATTGGTCTTAAAATAAACCTTAAAAACAGTAATTAAAATAATAAAATAAAGGGGTCTTAATAGACTTTTTAACCATTTAACATTACAGGCATAACAAGCATTGTAATATGCTCACCTTCTTCTAAACCATCAATAGGTGTCAAAATTCCAGCTCTATTGGGTAATGACATTTCTAATAAAATTTCATTTGATTCTAAATTGTTTAACATCTCTGATAAAAATTTAGAATTAAAACCTATTTGCATATCATCACCTTCATAGTTACATTTTAAGCGTTCGTCTGCTTTATTTGAAAAGTCAATATCTTCTGCAGAGATATTTAATTCAGTGCCTGCCATTTTTAAACGTATTTGATGTGTCGTTTTGCTTGAGAATATAGAAACACGACGAACAGAATTTAAAAATGAACTTCTTTCTAAGGTTAACTTATTTGGGTTCTCTTTAGGAATAACCGCTTCGTAATTTGGATACTTACCATCAATTAGACGACAAACTAAAACTGTTTTGTCTATAGTAAATTTGGCATTCGCATCGTTATATTCAACACTAACGTCTTCTTGCGAACCTGATAGAATGTTCTTTAATAAGTTCAATGGTTTTTTAGGCATAATAAACTCAGCGACTTCACTTGCACTAACATCATTACGTGTATATTTAACCAGTTTATGAGCATCTGTAGCTACAAAAGTTAAATTTTCTTTAGAAAATTGAAAGAAAACACCACTCATTACAGGACGTAAATCGTCGTTACCAGAAGCAAAAATAGTTTTAGATATTGCAGTTGCTAATATATCTCCTGTAATTACAGTTTTACTAGGTTCTTCTAATTCAACTGCTTTCGGAAATTCTTCACCATCAGCATATGCTAAGGCATACTTACCACTTTCAGAGCTGATTTCAAGCGTATTATTTTCTTCAACAACAAAGGTTAAGGGTTGTTCTGGAAAAGTTTTTAAAGTATCTAATAATAATCTTGCATTGATGGCAACTTTACCATCTTCGTCAGCCTCAGCTTCAATAATTGTAGTCATTGTAGTTTCTAAATCTGATGCAGAAACTTTTAACTGATTATTTGACAATTCAAATAAGAAATTGTCTAAAATTGGTAATGTATTGCTATTATTGATAACACCTCCTAAAACTTGAAGTTGCTTTAATAATTGATTACTTGAAACTATAAATTTCATCTCTGTATAATAGGTTAAAATGTTCAATGTTTAGTCACTACCTTTTGCAGTAATTAAACGAGTTATATCAAAGCTCACAATGAAGTCTTCTAATATATTTACAAATATAGATTAATATATAGGAGCTAAAAAAATAAATTTTACTGTTTTATTCACAATCGTAAATTTTAAGTAGATTTGTGAGCCTAAGATTTAATTAGACTGATTAAAATTTATGAAAAAAATACTATTATTACTGGTAATTCTTGTTTTTGTTTTGCCAATTAATGCTCAAAAGCCTAATAAACCCAGTACTTCTGAGATTTACGAATCGATACAGAAATTAAACTTTTTAGGAACAGTACTATATGTAGCCGCACATCCTGATGATGAAAATACACGATTAATCTCCTATTTTTCGAATCATATTAAAGCCAGAACCGGATATTTGTCAATAACTAGAGGTGATGGTGGACAAAATTTAATAGGTTCTGAATTACAAGAACTTTTAGGAGTTATAAGAACACAAGAGTTATTAGCTGCACGAAGAACAGATGGTGGTGAGCAAT
The nucleotide sequence above comes from Aureibaculum algae. Encoded proteins:
- the dnaN gene encoding DNA polymerase III subunit beta, whose protein sequence is MKFIVSSNQLLKQLQVLGGVINNSNTLPILDNFLFELSNNQLKVSASDLETTMTTIIEAEADEDGKVAINARLLLDTLKTFPEQPLTFVVEENNTLEISSESGKYALAYADGEEFPKAVELEEPSKTVITGDILATAISKTIFASGNDDLRPVMSGVFFQFSKENLTFVATDAHKLVKYTRNDVSASEVAEFIMPKKPLNLLKNILSGSQEDVSVEYNDANAKFTIDKTVLVCRLIDGKYPNYEAVIPKENPNKLTLERSSFLNSVRRVSIFSSKTTHQIRLKMAGTELNISAEDIDFSNKADERLKCNYEGDDMQIGFNSKFLSEMLNNLESNEILLEMSLPNRAGILTPIDGLEEGEHITMLVMPVMLNG
- the ggt gene encoding gamma-glutamyltransferase — protein: MKKILLILSICFLVIQCKKSAPKTTILETEDHRTYGILADSAMVVSAREEASKIGLAIMKQGGNAFDAMVATDLSLLVSYPFAGNIGGGGFMVYRLKDGKTGSIDYREKAPLKASRDMYLDKKGNVIPNKSTLGAMAVGVPGTVAGLFEVHKKFGTLPIEKLMQPAIDLATNGVVVTKHQARMLNAYRPLFEKANKRTILLDKEWQVGDTIKYPALALTLTRIKDNGRDEFYKGKTADMLVEYVQSLGGIITKEDLASYEAQWRKPITFDYKGNKIISMSPPSSGGICIGQILKSIEPYNINQYAHNSLEYVQLITEAERRTYADRSEFLGDPDFVHVPIDTLLSPYYLSQRMSDFNWDKATKSTDITYGEITLPESDETTHYSIIDQFGNAVAVTTTINGAYGSKVYVKDAGFFLNNEMDDFSSKPGEPNMFGLLGAEANAIAPQKRMLSAMTPTIVEKEGKLKMVIGTPGGSTIITSVMQNILNVLEYDMTMQESVSQPRFHHQWYPDDIKFETTFDSIIFPALRNKGYNIDQSNSRIIGKVDAILVLPNGKLEGGADPRGDDSAEGF
- a CDS encoding alkaline phosphatase PhoX — encoded protein: MKRTVLFLILLIFQYYSIAQSKIADFTSLEPLTQNSNFVIPSTHVFHKIIEEGDALTEGGFLPDNTDFTGYVPINGSNENGYLSINSESAPGAVTVLDINFNTISKLWEKSLSKAIDFSSLVGTIANCSGTVTPWNTVISCEETIFTTDANNDGYNDTGWCVEIDPATKLLIDKRWALGNFKHENIAIHNNLRTVYQGADSDPGYLYKFVADNTKDLSAGKLYIYKGSKEGSGSWILINNTTKSERNSTLAQSDALDATVFKGIEDVEIGPDGWVYFAVKNEDRVYKFQDSDPIIGTAVTQMETYVGNMSYTINHENGTSPVNWGRGNDNLAFDSDGNLWVLQDGENNYIWVVENGHTQSSPKVKIFGRTPAGSEPTGITFSPDYRFLFMSIQHPDDKNNSTFQTDVAGNSIGFHKDISLVIALNGNLGTTLSIDESHSKIRPRIYPNPFKKIVNMDFESVRNAVRISFYNQFGQRLIEKELGSTDYVQIDVSHFDTGIYFLNVFSEGKSLGNYKIVKD
- the yidC gene encoding membrane protein insertase YidC, giving the protein MEEKKFDVNSLIGFLLLGAIMVWYMYTNQPTPEELEKQRTEQIQDSIQSVQDQITQPSTKTVDSAITTVSPTDSVALSNAQSQLGAFAYSATLPSASANETVIENELLKIKVSNKGGQITDVELKEFKTNAQKPLHLVKDNNALFNINFATTDNRTLNTKDLFFEPTLSKNGENQVLSMKLKVSADQYLEYRYEIKPGDYMLDFAIKSQGMDRAINTTQPLQLNWDFKAYRQEKSIKTENMYGYFYYKADDDVSYLSFTDEDELKDVNWVAYKQHFFTSLLKTETPFSSANVSSTDLVKDEEKDTVFTKLFTLKAPLDMKNGELNYAMNWYYGPTDYKIFKKYKGTDIKDVADLGWGIFGWINRIIFIPVFTFLSTYMTNYGLIIILMTIIVRIIMSPVVYKSYLSSAKMKVLRPEMQAINERLKGKENAMKRQQETMALQRKAGVSPLAGCIPALIQMPVFFALFRFFPSEIGLRQKSFLWADDLSSYDMVAQLPFKIWFYGDHVSLFPILASIAIFFYMRMTQSQQMNMQQPTQEGMPDMSKMMKYMMYFSPLMMLFFFNNYASSLSLYYFVSNLLTIVIMLVIKNFIIDEDKIHAQIQENKAKPEKKKSKFKQRLDDAMKQAQVQQEQKKKNK
- a CDS encoding acyl carrier protein phosphodiesterase produces the protein MNFLAHIYLSGNNDELKIGNFIADGIVGNKYKHLPITVQKGIKLHRKIDSFTDTHPIVRKSKKRLHPRYRHYNGVIIDILYDHYLAKNWSKYSDIELNTYAQQFYTLLTDNHEILPEKIKKLLPYMIKDNWLYNYRTIEGIETVLIGMNKRTKNISKMNLAIEDLQLYYTDFEDDFTTFFEDLRNLSSEQTKIILNK